Proteins encoded together in one Amblyomma americanum isolate KBUSLIRL-KWMA chromosome 1, ASM5285725v1, whole genome shotgun sequence window:
- the LOC144125043 gene encoding uncharacterized protein LOC144125043 — MSSKLESLESSVSLLSDKFDEFQTRLLAQEKSTKDVTKRVERLEKAEWACEIAQLNKDVDSLEWRSRRLNIEIHGLPETENEDLLTKVNEIGTKLELDEVCSSDITALHRLPAKPGKIRGVIVRFAKQEVRDAWLAKRQALRDDNTGKYMCENMTRYTRTLLTVAKEWAKESGYAFVWHVNGKVLVRKQAGARAVVIRDKDDLANLR; from the coding sequence ATGTCCAGCAAGCTTGAGTCGCTTGAGTCATCCGTCAGCCTGCTCTCAGATAAATTCGATGAGTTTCAAACACGTCTTCTAGCCCAAGAAAAGTCCACAAAGGATGTCACGAAGCGTGTAGAGCGGCTTGAGAAAGCTGAATGGGCCTGTGAAATTGCACAGCTCAATAAGGACGTTGACAGTCTAGAATGGCGCAGTCGTCGACTGAACATCGAAATCCATGGTCTACCAGAGACGGAAAACGAGGACTTACTAACGAAAGTGAATGAAATAGGCACAAAACTGGAACTTGATGAGGTGTGCTCGAGTGACATAACAGCCCTGCACAGGCTTCCCGCGAAGCCGGGCAAAATACGGGGCGTAATTGTTCGCTTCGCAAAGCAGGAGGTTCGTGATGCCTGGCTAGCAAAAAGGCAGGcgctacgtgatgacaacaccggAAAGTACATGTGTGAAAATATGACTCGGTACACTCGCACTCTTCTGACAGTTGCCAAAGAATGGGCTAAAGAATCCGGCTACGCGTTCGTTTGGCACGTGAATGGAAAGGTGCTTGTACGGAAACAAGCCGGTGCACGAGCAGTTGTCATCCGCGATAAGGATGACCTCGCCAATCTGAGGTGA